In Gammaproteobacteria bacterium, one genomic interval encodes:
- a CDS encoding TonB-dependent receptor: MKATRSRILALSVAIGVGVLTALPATPQDDTAFEEIVVTTRKKEENLQDIPIAVSALSRADMERAGVKELNEIAHHVSSLQFDRGYSPADTRLVIRGLAPTRGRPNAATLVDGIDISSEAIGVAGGTMLVNPRMLDIERVEVVKGPQSALFGRSAFAGAVQYVTRDPSDETEGEFALDGAEEGYYTFKGSLSGPLGERAGYRLNAMYWEEGGFYQNSITGNDIGGGEGLGLAVTLKFEPNDSSSYKMRVEYSDDEFEPMPQANIPFNGINRVPAAASLCNGGYVNDDDCDGPAKIIQDHLLRTRAGDPNDPAVFDDMDHPGVIGEIPDGDELVVTLTPDYRQGIGNDDFPGATREVLRFSLIADWTVGQGTLSSLTGVADADSGAQMDLDKIAEAGPNGMDTSIASQIGHRWSNTSLLSQELRYVSEFEGRFNFTLGAQLWQEDVEQNDRNNTIITGGTYCSLLRIKPGPFAPAFTIDTFGGNPRFGIPPNPARNTCKYSSFPSALITQQVYNQTLVNTVHRDTDHRSVYLAIDFDLTERLSAHAEARWTDETTDVTAPNTFNPAARRAEGPGSLQACGSSGNCIPGVSWGPYPPNGFGTPGNFATPISFTRSDSYVTPKLSLQWDQSDDTMWYFSWAVAKKPGGFSTLGFGGFGGDANGNGEPDEIEFEPEEMQVWEVGMKRTMLDGRLRFNGAYFFQDFTDKQISIQRVIRGQLGTVISNASGAEVHGVELDATWLITDNWRLSGGYTWLNGEFTDYKVITTSSADPARIGNCNPVMAGGRAVCEVDRSGFDLERTPDHAWQFTLSYQAPSRIRQGWDTFASFSALYQSERYIEDYNRKILKSYWRANLNFGLATDEWEFAVYVKNVFDDDTITWAGGGPGMPVSDWRFALLVDTTGLGAPFTILPAPRIASTVYGHLPDPRQIGIRLNWRF, translated from the coding sequence ATGAAAGCAACGCGTAGCCGAATTCTTGCACTGTCCGTCGCAATTGGAGTGGGGGTGCTGACTGCGCTACCCGCGACGCCACAGGACGATACAGCCTTTGAGGAAATCGTCGTCACCACGCGGAAGAAGGAGGAAAACCTTCAGGACATTCCGATCGCGGTGAGCGCCTTGAGCCGCGCGGACATGGAGCGGGCCGGCGTGAAGGAGCTGAACGAGATCGCCCATCACGTTTCCAGCCTGCAGTTCGACAGGGGCTATTCGCCGGCCGACACGCGCCTGGTGATCCGGGGTCTGGCGCCCACGCGAGGGCGTCCCAACGCTGCGACACTCGTCGATGGCATCGATATTTCGAGCGAGGCCATCGGTGTTGCCGGCGGCACGATGCTGGTTAACCCACGCATGCTTGATATCGAGCGCGTCGAAGTCGTGAAGGGCCCGCAAAGCGCCCTTTTCGGACGAAGCGCTTTCGCCGGCGCGGTGCAGTACGTCACGCGCGATCCGTCGGATGAAACCGAAGGCGAGTTTGCTCTCGACGGGGCCGAGGAAGGCTATTACACGTTCAAGGGCAGCCTTTCCGGACCGCTGGGAGAAAGGGCCGGCTACCGTCTGAACGCCATGTACTGGGAAGAGGGCGGCTTCTACCAGAACTCCATTACCGGCAACGACATCGGCGGCGGCGAAGGATTGGGTCTTGCCGTCACGTTGAAGTTCGAACCCAACGACTCGTCCAGCTACAAGATGCGGGTGGAGTACTCCGACGACGAGTTCGAGCCGATGCCGCAGGCCAATATTCCTTTTAACGGCATCAATCGCGTGCCGGCCGCCGCTTCTCTGTGCAACGGCGGCTACGTCAATGATGACGATTGCGACGGCCCCGCCAAGATCATTCAGGATCACCTGTTGCGCACCCGCGCGGGAGACCCCAACGATCCCGCGGTGTTCGACGACATGGACCATCCCGGCGTGATCGGCGAAATTCCGGATGGCGATGAACTCGTGGTCACATTGACGCCGGACTACCGCCAGGGCATCGGCAACGACGATTTCCCCGGAGCGACGCGCGAAGTGCTTCGGTTCTCGCTGATTGCGGATTGGACAGTAGGACAGGGCACCCTGAGTTCGCTCACCGGCGTGGCGGATGCCGACTCCGGCGCCCAAATGGACCTGGACAAGATAGCCGAGGCCGGACCGAACGGAATGGACACCAGCATCGCCAGTCAGATCGGCCATCGTTGGTCCAATACTTCGCTCCTGAGCCAGGAGTTGCGCTACGTATCGGAGTTTGAAGGGCGCTTCAATTTCACGCTTGGCGCCCAGTTGTGGCAGGAGGACGTGGAACAGAACGACCGTAACAACACCATCATTACCGGCGGCACCTACTGCAGCCTGCTGCGCATCAAGCCCGGCCCGTTTGCTCCCGCATTCACGATCGATACGTTCGGCGGGAATCCGCGATTCGGAATCCCCCCCAATCCCGCCCGTAATACCTGCAAATACAGCAGTTTTCCCAGTGCGCTGATCACCCAACAGGTCTATAACCAAACGCTGGTGAACACTGTGCACCGCGATACGGACCATCGTTCCGTTTATCTGGCAATTGATTTTGACCTGACGGAGAGGCTTTCCGCACACGCCGAAGCGCGCTGGACCGATGAAACGACGGACGTGACCGCGCCCAATACCTTCAATCCCGCGGCGCGGCGCGCAGAGGGTCCGGGGTCGCTGCAGGCCTGTGGGAGTTCCGGCAACTGCATTCCGGGCGTGTCCTGGGGCCCTTATCCGCCCAATGGTTTCGGCACTCCCGGCAATTTCGCCACTCCCATATCCTTCACACGCAGCGATAGCTATGTCACGCCCAAGTTGAGTCTGCAATGGGACCAGTCGGACGACACGATGTGGTACTTCTCCTGGGCCGTGGCCAAGAAGCCGGGTGGTTTCAGCACGCTGGGGTTCGGCGGATTCGGTGGAGACGCCAACGGTAACGGCGAACCCGACGAGATCGAGTTCGAACCCGAGGAAATGCAGGTCTGGGAAGTGGGCATGAAGCGCACGATGCTGGACGGGCGTTTACGCTTTAACGGCGCCTACTTCTTCCAGGACTTTACCGACAAGCAGATCAGCATCCAGAGAGTGATTCGCGGTCAGTTGGGCACGGTGATCAGCAATGCCAGCGGCGCCGAAGTGCACGGCGTGGAACTGGATGCGACCTGGCTGATCACCGACAACTGGAGGCTTTCCGGCGGCTATACCTGGCTGAACGGGGAGTTCACCGATTACAAGGTAATTACCACGAGTTCGGCGGACCCCGCCCGCATCGGCAACTGCAACCCGGTTATGGCCGGCGGTCGCGCTGTGTGCGAGGTCGACCGATCCGGCTTCGACCTGGAGCGCACGCCGGATCACGCCTGGCAGTTCACGCTGTCGTATCAGGCGCCTTCCAGGATCCGGCAGGGATGGGACACCTTCGCGTCATTCAGCGCGCTCTACCAGAGCGAGCGGTACATCGAGGATTACAACAGGAAGATCCTCAAGTCGTACTGGCGCGCCAACCTGAATTTCGGTCTGGCTACCGACGAGTGGGAATTTGCCGTTTACGTGAAGAACGTTTTCGACGACGACACGATCACGTGGGCCGGCGGTGGCCCGGGCATGCCGGTCAGCGACTGGCGGTTTGCGCTTCTGGTGGACACGACAGGACTCGGAGCTCCGTTCACGATTCTGCCTGCGCCGCGGATTGCTTCAACCGTGTATGGCCACCTGCCGGATCCGCGCCAGATCGGCATACGCCTGAACTGGCGCTTCTAG
- a CDS encoding MFS transporter: MASSRGPSLMERYPPDPRGKHVLVYWFMPGYSYLNILTLLYASVFNLTLLTMVNFVQPYLLEEVLQIPRGEQGALTGFLAALQEVVVISLMGLVGALSDRTGRRILFSIGFVILSLGYFLYPLANSQEQLILFRVVVAVGAAILPVMLGASLIDFIQECSRGKWLGTTSIFNGLGVILMSIVFGQLPERFEWMGFSGALAGRYTFWIAAAVGILSAILLRLGFKGGPPPEVKDKPSVLKNFARGITEARRNPRIALAYASGFISRGDLVVVGTFFSLWFVQVGVDQGMTAGQAMGRAAFLFGAVIQLSAICWAYFMGMICDRINRTSAVAIGFGLAAVGYLWLGAIDDPFSPGSLILFACIATGIGETSTVVSSAALLGQEAPPQYRGAVVGVYNKSGAIGIMLATIVGGLLVDRLQVPNAPFTMMGVCNLIILLAAVGVRIWGNKPLPPQSTEAA; encoded by the coding sequence ATGGCCAGTAGTCGGGGCCCGTCGTTGATGGAGCGTTACCCGCCCGATCCGCGGGGGAAGCACGTTCTCGTTTACTGGTTCATGCCGGGATATTCCTATCTGAATATCCTGACCCTGCTCTACGCCTCCGTCTTCAATCTGACTTTGCTGACGATGGTGAATTTCGTCCAGCCCTATCTGCTGGAAGAAGTCCTGCAGATTCCCCGCGGCGAGCAGGGCGCGCTGACCGGCTTCCTGGCCGCCTTGCAGGAGGTCGTCGTCATTTCGCTCATGGGCCTGGTTGGAGCGCTGTCGGACCGTACCGGGCGACGGATCCTGTTTTCGATCGGTTTTGTGATCCTGTCCCTGGGTTATTTCCTTTACCCCTTGGCCAATTCCCAGGAACAACTGATTCTCTTCCGCGTCGTGGTTGCCGTTGGCGCGGCCATCCTTCCGGTGATGCTCGGCGCCTCCCTGATCGACTTCATTCAGGAATGCTCCAGGGGCAAGTGGCTGGGCACCACATCCATATTCAACGGACTGGGCGTGATACTGATGAGCATCGTGTTCGGGCAGCTGCCGGAGCGGTTTGAGTGGATGGGTTTCAGCGGCGCACTGGCGGGGAGGTACACCTTCTGGATTGCCGCCGCGGTGGGGATTCTCTCCGCCATCCTGTTGCGCCTGGGATTCAAGGGCGGACCGCCGCCCGAGGTGAAGGACAAGCCCAGCGTGCTGAAGAATTTCGCCCGGGGAATCACCGAAGCCAGGCGCAACCCGCGCATTGCCCTGGCGTATGCCAGCGGCTTCATCTCGCGCGGCGACCTGGTGGTGGTCGGCACGTTCTTTTCCCTGTGGTTCGTCCAGGTCGGCGTGGACCAGGGTATGACCGCGGGGCAGGCCATGGGCCGTGCCGCATTTCTGTTCGGCGCCGTGATCCAGCTTTCGGCCATCTGCTGGGCGTATTTCATGGGAATGATCTGCGACCGGATAAACCGCACCTCCGCGGTCGCCATAGGTTTCGGCCTCGCCGCCGTCGGCTATCTCTGGCTGGGTGCCATCGATGATCCGTTCTCGCCTGGAAGCCTGATTCTATTTGCCTGCATCGCCACCGGCATAGGCGAAACCTCGACGGTGGTGTCTTCGGCCGCCCTGCTCGGCCAGGAAGCGCCGCCGCAATATCGCGGCGCCGTGGTCGGCGTCTATAACAAGTCGGGCGCCATCGGCATCATGCTGGCCACAATTGTCGGCGGACTACTGGTCGACCGTTTGCAGGTCCCGAATGCGCCCTTCACGATGATGGGTGTCTGCAACCTGATTATCCTGCTGGCGGCCGTAGGCGTGCGCATATGGGGCAACAAGCCCCTGCCGCCTCAATCGACCGAAGCGGCTTGA
- a CDS encoding amidohydrolase → MPSLPGLFGGDPFAALETAADFQRECVTGVVMLPGVSQVADPHRLALGVALGAFREACVMVVVCLTQLRAGGFRHRRLANVERAREHVLLNIGAGAYRLIVADRGAHQYQKKAGQPAFCRHVCVLPSSEQRRMINQRSAMLRSTTLVGRNARPMWIKKNSIDRPQDGRLPIPTQIISNEEYLPTPQTPEQRKVEFLLKEWSAQRSKTLGLSRREFLAGSCGMAMAFMAMNEVFGPWFRVHASETYDPEAYPELWPKTSFVFDVQTHHVRTDGVEPLFFRKLSAPFNKELAGVEPQKGDLQFRNFIKEVFFDSDTQVAVISGVASNLFNVLNSDEMVEGRERINAMAGSQRLLAHGLTAPFFPNFLEETERMALDLKVDSWKFYPGVVERKGEFPFWMDDEELMYPFYEKILGYGMDLVCVHKGLPLPGSSLEHNHPRDIEKAARDHPGINFIIYHSGFKAANYELPPGDGYIQEGGYLPWTTDLVRMREANPDMTNVYMELGTTFGHTVITHPNVCAHFLGQILKAYGADHVIWGTDAIWWGSPQWQIEAFRRFRMPEELQEEFGYPDLTDADKDKILGLNAARLYGIDPDEARKALPADGLSQLKNWYGHEGGQPSNTQYGWIKA, encoded by the coding sequence ATGCCCTCGCTCCCGGGGTTATTCGGCGGCGATCCATTCGCCGCCCTGGAAACCGCAGCCGATTTCCAGCGCGAATGCGTCACCGGTGTAGTAATGCTGCCTGGAGTCTCCCAGGTCGCAGACCCCCACCGTCTCGCGCTCGGCGTCGCACTCGGCGCCTTCCGCGAAGCTTGCGTCATGGTTGTCGTCTGTCTGACCCAGCTCCGTGCAGGCGGCTTCCGTCACCGGCGCCTGGCAAACGTCGAACGGGCCCGCGAACATGTTCTCCTGAACATAGGTGCAGGCGCCTACAGGCTCATCGTCGCCGATCGCGGCGCTCATCAATACCAGAAAAAGGCCGGGCAGCCAGCGTTTTGTCGTCATGTGTGTGTTCTCCCCTCTTCAGAACAGCGGCGAATGATAAACCAGCGCTCTGCTATGCTGCGGAGCACGACACTCGTTGGGAGGAATGCTCGGCCAATGTGGATAAAGAAGAACAGCATCGACCGGCCGCAGGATGGCCGCCTGCCCATTCCGACGCAAATCATCTCCAACGAGGAATATCTGCCGACGCCGCAGACACCCGAACAGCGCAAGGTGGAATTCCTGCTCAAGGAATGGTCCGCTCAGCGCAGCAAGACCCTGGGACTGTCGCGCCGCGAGTTTCTGGCCGGGAGCTGCGGAATGGCGATGGCCTTCATGGCGATGAACGAAGTGTTCGGTCCCTGGTTCCGCGTGCACGCGTCGGAAACCTACGATCCGGAGGCCTACCCCGAGTTATGGCCCAAGACTTCGTTCGTTTTCGACGTGCAGACGCATCACGTGCGCACCGATGGGGTGGAACCCCTGTTCTTCCGAAAGCTCTCGGCGCCGTTCAACAAGGAGCTGGCCGGGGTGGAACCGCAGAAGGGCGACCTGCAGTTCCGCAATTTCATAAAGGAAGTCTTTTTCGACAGCGATACGCAGGTGGCGGTCATCAGCGGCGTGGCCTCGAACCTGTTCAACGTGCTCAACTCGGACGAGATGGTGGAGGGCCGCGAGCGGATCAACGCGATGGCCGGATCGCAGCGGCTGCTGGCGCACGGGCTGACGGCGCCGTTCTTCCCGAATTTCCTGGAGGAGACCGAGCGCATGGCGCTGGACCTGAAGGTGGATTCGTGGAAGTTCTATCCGGGAGTGGTAGAGCGCAAGGGTGAGTTCCCGTTCTGGATGGACGACGAGGAGCTGATGTATCCCTTCTACGAGAAGATTCTCGGCTACGGGATGGATCTGGTGTGTGTGCACAAGGGCCTGCCGCTCCCCGGCAGCAGCCTGGAGCACAACCATCCGCGCGACATCGAAAAGGCCGCCCGCGACCACCCCGGGATCAACTTCATCATCTATCACTCCGGCTTCAAGGCGGCGAACTACGAGCTTCCGCCCGGCGACGGCTACATACAGGAGGGCGGCTACCTGCCCTGGACCACCGACCTGGTGCGGATGCGCGAGGCCAATCCCGACATGACCAACGTCTACATGGAACTCGGCACCACGTTCGGTCACACGGTCATCACCCATCCCAACGTTTGCGCGCATTTCCTGGGGCAGATCCTCAAGGCCTACGGGGCCGATCACGTGATCTGGGGCACGGACGCCATCTGGTGGGGGTCCCCGCAATGGCAGATCGAGGCCTTCCGCCGCTTCAGGATGCCCGAGGAGCTGCAGGAGGAGTTCGGCTATCCCGACCTCACGGACGCGGACAAGGACAAGATCCTGGGGCTGAACGCCGCGCGCCTGTACGGGATCGACCCGGACGAGGCCCGCAAGGCGCTACCGGCCGACGGGCTTTCGCAACTGAAGAACTGGTACGGCCACGAAGGCGGTCAACCGAGCAACACCCAATACGGCTGGATCAAGGCCTGA
- a CDS encoding UbiD family decarboxylase, which produces MTVVPDQEKNSLRTGPYDSLRDFVNAIEARGKLMRLKEIDQDKYEATGVMYRLIDKFGYEDAPALLIERMKIDGEWRDGPIVANLYGNWDIEALPFGVEEISDNDEQMYRATRDKLMTRIDAAGNWMKIKPVHVESSDAPCKEIRLAGADIDLLRFPWLKNNPADAARYINTGAVFMHDSRLGANVGTYRCQIKGKNRIGLNPEPGQDGWRLLMGMKRRGDPSCRVSIAVAVDPAVWSVSSTKMAGFGESEIEIAGGLIGRPIELVRSETNDIMVPAHAEMIIEGEVPLDQAEDEGPYGEMYGYLGPMKRNNFFVNVTAITHRRNPMFFNSFTGVAADMPKGPSCAAEYHRYRKLIPNLKAIYTPRGANGVSLVSIDKRFAGEGMSAGQTVAANPGLNKVVIVVDGDVNILKPLNVLHVLGARWQPRASVVIPQTQMRMPDPSMQTMGITSKMIIDATRQLPGEGGPDIWPPVSRVLLEEKCPDLLDEIDRKWPDYLKGWVK; this is translated from the coding sequence ATGACAGTTGTCCCCGATCAGGAGAAGAATTCCCTGCGCACCGGTCCCTACGACTCCCTGCGCGATTTTGTAAACGCCATCGAGGCTCGCGGCAAGCTCATGCGCCTCAAGGAAATCGATCAGGACAAGTATGAGGCCACCGGCGTCATGTATCGCCTGATCGACAAGTTCGGATATGAGGATGCGCCCGCCCTGCTGATCGAGCGCATGAAAATCGACGGAGAGTGGCGTGACGGCCCGATTGTCGCCAATCTGTACGGCAACTGGGACATCGAGGCCTTGCCGTTCGGTGTTGAAGAGATCAGCGACAACGACGAGCAAATGTACCGGGCGACACGCGACAAGTTGATGACGCGCATCGATGCGGCCGGCAACTGGATGAAGATAAAACCCGTTCACGTCGAATCGTCCGATGCTCCGTGCAAGGAGATTCGGTTAGCGGGAGCCGATATCGATCTTCTCAGGTTTCCCTGGCTCAAGAACAACCCGGCCGACGCCGCCCGATACATCAATACGGGCGCCGTTTTCATGCATGACAGCCGGTTGGGGGCGAACGTCGGCACCTATCGCTGCCAGATCAAGGGTAAGAACAGGATCGGACTGAACCCCGAACCCGGTCAGGACGGCTGGCGGCTGCTCATGGGCATGAAGCGGCGCGGCGATCCATCGTGCAGGGTGTCCATTGCGGTTGCCGTCGATCCCGCCGTGTGGTCCGTGAGCAGCACCAAGATGGCCGGTTTCGGCGAAAGCGAGATTGAAATCGCAGGTGGGTTGATAGGCAGGCCCATCGAACTCGTCAGGAGCGAGACCAACGACATCATGGTGCCGGCGCATGCCGAGATGATCATCGAAGGCGAGGTGCCACTGGACCAGGCCGAAGATGAAGGCCCTTACGGGGAAATGTACGGCTATCTGGGCCCGATGAAGCGGAACAATTTCTTCGTCAATGTTACGGCCATTACGCACCGCCGTAATCCGATGTTCTTCAATTCGTTCACCGGCGTTGCGGCGGACATGCCCAAGGGCCCTTCATGTGCGGCCGAGTACCACCGCTACAGGAAACTGATCCCGAACCTGAAAGCGATCTACACTCCGCGCGGCGCGAACGGCGTCAGCCTGGTCAGTATCGACAAGAGGTTTGCCGGCGAGGGTATGTCGGCCGGGCAGACGGTGGCCGCAAATCCCGGTCTCAACAAGGTGGTCATTGTCGTCGATGGCGACGTGAACATCCTCAAGCCCCTCAACGTCCTCCACGTGCTTGGCGCGCGCTGGCAGCCCAGGGCCAGCGTCGTGATCCCGCAAACGCAGATGCGCATGCCCGATCCCAGCATGCAAACCATGGGGATCACCAGCAAGATGATCATTGACGCGACCCGACAGCTGCCCGGCGAGGGCGGTCCGGACATCTGGCCACCCGTGTCGCGCGTGCTCCTGGAAGAGAAGTGCCCGGACCTGCTGGATGAAATCGACCGGAAGTGGCCTGACTATCTCAAGGGCTGGGTGAAATAA
- a CDS encoding c-type cytochrome: MLRTAICTVLIAAAYGVFNAAVAQPEGAPRVVNLRELNMGDAPPDLVARLYQRECAVCHGEALQGAPQGTALAGAELLHGDSIDDIARSTAEGFPDRGMPGFSESLRDQQIWALALYISEQRQGTNLEDFRYNAPLEIPSGAIESEHHDFVVETVIDALDPLPFSIEPLPDGGLLLTEKRRGLSIISAEGEQSDLIRGAPKAYADSFNFVGQPMGLGWMMEAALHPDYRNNGWIYLHYGDRCSGCNEISRQSDQDVSMNKLVRGRIRDGAWVDEEVLWQADHEHYTLMPEIAAGGRIAFDNSGYVFFGVGIKGPMEHIGIQDLSTPYGKIMRLHDDGRVPADNPFVGTPGAEPAIWTYGHRNPQGLEFNHRSNEVWSTEMGPRGGDEINLIEPGLNYGWPLYSLGVNYTGTPVAWGRVLGIEFDLADIRQPLVDFTPAPALSSFVFYKGNMFPEWNGDLIVGTLRASDLLRMRVKDHQLVRQETLLEDVVRFRDIEVGPAGEIYLLLEHDSGGQIIKLVSVAVRP, translated from the coding sequence GTGCTTAGGACCGCAATATGTACCGTGCTGATTGCCGCGGCTTACGGCGTCTTCAACGCCGCAGTGGCGCAGCCTGAAGGGGCGCCCCGGGTCGTCAACCTGCGCGAGCTGAATATGGGTGACGCGCCGCCCGATCTAGTCGCCAGGCTGTACCAGCGGGAATGCGCCGTCTGCCACGGAGAAGCCTTGCAGGGAGCGCCCCAGGGAACGGCGCTCGCGGGAGCCGAATTGCTCCATGGCGATTCCATCGATGACATAGCAAGGAGCACGGCGGAAGGATTTCCGGATCGGGGGATGCCCGGCTTTTCTGAGTCGCTCCGCGATCAGCAGATCTGGGCATTGGCCCTGTACATTTCGGAACAGCGCCAGGGCACCAACCTGGAGGATTTCCGCTACAACGCTCCGCTGGAAATACCGTCCGGCGCCATTGAAAGCGAACACCACGACTTCGTTGTCGAAACGGTGATCGACGCGCTTGATCCGTTGCCGTTCTCCATTGAACCATTGCCCGACGGCGGCCTGCTGCTGACGGAAAAGCGCCGGGGCCTGAGCATCATCAGCGCCGAAGGGGAGCAATCGGACCTGATCCGGGGCGCTCCCAAAGCCTATGCCGACTCCTTCAACTTCGTCGGTCAGCCGATGGGCCTGGGCTGGATGATGGAAGCGGCTCTTCACCCCGACTACCGGAACAACGGCTGGATTTATCTCCACTACGGCGACCGGTGCTCCGGCTGCAACGAGATCAGCCGGCAATCGGATCAGGACGTGTCCATGAACAAACTCGTGCGCGGGCGCATCAGGGACGGCGCCTGGGTGGACGAAGAGGTCCTCTGGCAGGCGGATCACGAGCACTACACCCTGATGCCGGAAATCGCCGCGGGCGGCCGCATAGCCTTCGATAACAGCGGCTATGTGTTCTTCGGCGTTGGGATCAAGGGCCCGATGGAACACATCGGCATACAGGATCTCAGCACCCCCTACGGCAAGATCATGCGCCTGCATGACGATGGCCGTGTGCCCGCCGACAATCCCTTTGTCGGAACGCCCGGCGCGGAGCCGGCGATCTGGACCTATGGCCACCGCAATCCCCAGGGTCTGGAGTTCAATCACCGCAGCAACGAAGTCTGGAGCACCGAGATGGGTCCGCGCGGGGGCGATGAAATCAACCTCATCGAGCCCGGGCTCAACTACGGGTGGCCTTTGTACTCGCTCGGCGTCAATTACACCGGTACGCCTGTAGCCTGGGGCAGAGTGCTCGGCATCGAATTCGACCTGGCGGACATCCGGCAGCCTCTGGTTGACTTCACGCCCGCGCCTGCCCTGTCAAGCTTCGTGTTCTACAAGGGCAACATGTTCCCTGAATGGAACGGCGACCTCATTGTGGGAACGTTGCGGGCTTCCGACCTGTTGCGCATGAGAGTGAAAGACCATCAACTGGTCCGTCAGGAAACTCTGCTGGAGGACGTGGTCCGGTTTCGCGATATCGAGGTGGGACCGGCCGGTGAAATCTATCTCCTGCTGGAACACGACAGCGGCGGACAAATCATCAAGCTCGTATCGGTTGCGGTCAGGCCTTGA